The segment TAACACGTCTTTGGAATGGCAGCTTCTGCGATCGGCAAAACCCGAATAAAGTCTGACGCACTCAGTTGAATCGAAGGCAAAATTGCTGGCTCGTCATCCTCGTCATCGAGGTCATCATCGAGACCATCGAGATCATCGAGATCGTCTTCTAAATCATCGTCATCCAGCATTCCGTCTGGGGTGGGCGTGAGATCTTCACCGACGATCGCTTCAATGGTGCTCGCTTCCGTTAATTCTGGCTCTGCTGCAACCGGAGTTGACTCTACTTCTTCAGGCTCGGAAGAGCGACGACGCGAGCGACGAACAGGCGCAGCCGGTTTCGACGGCTTCTCTTCAATCAGTTCTGGCTCGACCGTTTCTTCGGGTTCGAGCAAACTGCCTTGCACAGGAGCCTCATCGGGGGGAGCCGCTGGTTTCGATCCTCCACGAGATGCTGACCGTTTTTGCTGAATTAGACTGTCGTACTCTTCAGGCGACAACGTGCTTTTCAGAATACGGCTGATCGTTGTATTGCTGACTCCGTAACGCTCTGCCAACGTAAGCGTCGTTTCCCCGGATTGGCGATACAGTTCAATAATATGGCTCTTATCAGAATCAGACAGTCTGCTCATGCGAAACTTAGCGCACTTGCGGCGCGGCAATTACTCATCTATTCTATGCTGAAGCGATCGAGAAGGACGGGCAAATCCGAATTTTGCATTGGGAAACCAATGGCATTGATCGGGTTGCGACTTCGCTCACAAAGATTCTATGTATCTGTATTCCCCGAAGGGTAGGGCAAAAAAAAGGAGAAGCAAGTTGCTTCTCCTTTTTTTGCTCTAAGCTCTTCTCCGGGAGCTACTCCGCCTCGATCGACTCAGATCAAACTCTAGCGCTGCGCCAATTCCAAAGAGCACGCCGCTAAATGTCCAGAAGATTTCGACTAACGCTCCACTCTGATAGTTTTCGAGTTGAGTGGTTGCGTACTTAAACCACATATCTGCGATATAAAGCGAAAATGCCGCTGCTGCAATCATTCGCCACGACTGCGAGAACCGTCCACCCCAGAAAGCAAGCAGCAACGTTGTCGCAATGATCAGAATGAACACATCCGCTAAAACGTAGAAGTAATCGAGAAAAGGTTTGAGCGGTTCGAGCTGGGTTTCAATCAGGACAACCCAAGCTGGAGCAGACTCTTCTGCGGGCTGTTCTTGCTTAGATTCAGTGGGCGCAGCCGTTGGTTTCGGAGCAGCCGGAGTCGCATTGATCACAGGAGAAGGCTTCGGAGCAGGAGCAGTCGTGGCTCTTGGAGCAGGTTTTGTAGGAGCGATTTGTGCCGGAGCGATTTGTGCCGGAGCCGTTTGTGCCGGAGCCGTTTGTGCAATTGCAGGTTCACCCAAGAGAGACTGCGTTGGCAGTTTTGCATTCGTTGCTAGAGTGAGCCAAGTTGCAAAAGCGATACTGATTGCTGCAATTAATCCAACAATTGCCCATTGCCAGAGATCCAAATTCAATCGGCGATCGGCAAACGCCATAATCATGCCCCACGACAAAAAGATATAAGTGGGAACAAAAAAGAAATCTCCAGGAGAAACCGCTGCCTCTCGTCCCAAATAAGTCTCCCAGAAGGTAAATAGAATCGTTCCAATGCCGTAAAACAGCATTCCTAAGCCAATCCCCAACCAAACGCGGCGACCACTCACGATTTGAGGGCTGTTCCAGTTCCTAAAACACAACATCGCCGCTGTGAAAAATGCCACAGCTTCAAACATTGAAGTGCCATAGGAATACCAATCCGGGCGACTTTGACCTGGATCTGGCACACTAAACAGTAAGGAAAACAGCAGGGCAAGGACTGCTAAGAGGATCTCTGAAAAGACGATCGCTTGAACAGAGAGAGTTTTCGAGGAAGATTTACTAGCTGAACTACTCATAAGGAATTTTCAACAAGGGGACGGTGTGCAAGGGGGTTAAGACCAGAGTTTGCCCGTGGGGGAATGACTCAGCCATTCCATAAATCGGCTGCGTTCGCCTTGCGGGAGATCTTGCAGGGCATCTAGAATACGATTGGAGAAAGATGATTTACCGAAATAGGCTTTTCCAAGACGGTGCAGTTCTTGTAGCAACACGTTGAGGAGATTCTCTTGCCAAGTTGGAGTCTGCAAACTGTTGAGGGGATTCACAGTCAAAAGTTGCTTGACTGCACTAGGAGACTCGGTTTGCGGAAATCGCCACTGCTGAAATACATGAGTGACATCTTTTTCAAACGAAGCCGCTTGCTTTGTGCCCATGAGATCTTCAATATCGATGTACATCGCTTGGAGCATCAACAAACAGGCTTGAGTAAACATCGCTGAAACCGCTCCCCCAGCGTCGTGACCACTTGGCTCATTGCCCAATTGATCGAGGCGGACTTTGCCCCAGATACTGTATCGCTCTGGTTCTTCAAGGAGAACGCAGGCTTTTCCTTGGTTGTCAGTTAAGTCTCGCCAGAAGGCGCGTGCATCTTCTTCCTGTCCAGCACTAAAGACCTGGATCAGGCGAAACGTTTGCCCTTGGTAGGACAAGATAGGAACTTTTTGATCGCGTTTGGGGTGCTGAATGCTGCTGATCTCAACATCCTGCCGTTTCAGAAT is part of the Leptolyngbya boryana PCC 6306 genome and harbors:
- a CDS encoding Npun_F0813 family protein; this encodes MFILKRQDVEISSIQHPKRDQKVPILSYQGQTFRLIQVFSAGQEEDARAFWRDLTDNQGKACVLLEEPERYSIWGKVRLDQLGNEPSGHDAGGAVSAMFTQACLLMLQAMYIDIEDLMGTKQAASFEKDVTHVFQQWRFPQTESPSAVKQLLTVNPLNSLQTPTWQENLLNVLLQELHRLGKAYFGKSSFSNRILDALQDLPQGERSRFMEWLSHSPTGKLWS